The DNA segment TCGCAGGTAGCAGCGCAGGTCGCGTCGGGTCAACTCGGCTGGCGCCGCCCAACGCCGCATGGGTCAGAGGAACGGGAACACCGCGAAGTAGGCCGACCGCGTCTCGCCGGAGATACCCTCTGTCAGCACCTCAGGCTCACTGGCGCGCGTCTTTGTGCGCGTCCAGTGGAGCCTGAGGTTTGGCCTCCGCGGGATTCTCGGTCTCACGCTGATATGTCTCATGACAGCACCCGCTGCCGAAAGGGTAGAAGATCGTCAGTCGATCCTCATCGACCTCGAAGTGGCGAACCCACGGGCCAGGTGTAAAGCGGAGCCACTGTGTGGGGAGAAAAAGATCGCCGGGGCAGAACCACACGACCTTCCATCGACCGTGCCATACCGAATTCTCACCAACGTTTGGGTTGAGCTCACGAAGGCGATCAAGTTGGGCACCGCTGTACGCAAACGCGCATGTGCCGTCGGCGCGTAACTCGGCGGAATCCGGATGAGGCCGGAGGCGATCGGACAAATCCGCATCGAATCCTGGTGGGCGCCCCACGTAGCGCCACCGGCCAACCAACTCGGGACGGCTCTTCGTTGCCAGACACGGCACGGACATCGCCGAGCAGCCGTGGCTCACGAATGCGAGCAGCACGAGGGCCGGGGTCCTCATTTTTGCGCCATTTGAAGCCGAACGACGTGGCGGTTCAGCGGCCGCGCGAGAGCGCCGTCCGCTGCAAGCGCGAGTTAGACGGGTGCTCATAGGAACGTCACCAAAATCCCTACGACCATCAGCCAGTAGCCGAGACGGTAGATGTTGGCCATGTTCTCGGACATAAGCCCGGCGCCTAACCCATCGCCCTTGCGCGATCACGGAGACCTTCCCGATCACGAAGCAAACGAGGCCGGCGAGGACGATCCAGAACGCGCGTGGGTTCATGACGGTACCGTTAGCGATGTTCGAAATTGCTGCGACGCACGCCAGGGTGACGAAGATCACTACGCCCGCTTTGCCTACCGGGGTGAGTCTATTCTCCTTCATGAGCCTGCCCCCTTTCCGACGCCGTCTAACCCTGGCGCTGAGCCGCCGCGACGCGCAGCGGAGCGGTCGGCTCCAGCGCCGAGTTACAGTAGCCGGCTCCGGCTGCGCACGAACATTGACGATATTCACTTTGGAACGCGCGCGATGTCGATGGGTGCCGTCCACGCATAGCGGCGAACATCGCGCGGTTCGCCCCCTCCAGCGCTTGGGGCTCGAAGCTCTCCGCCGCGATCTGTGGCCCCCAGGCGTTCGTAGAACCGCCGGGCCTGATGGTTCTGCGCTATGACCCACAGGTAAAGGCCGCAGTCGGTGTAGTTCGCGCGGCACCAGCGCGCGACCTCGGACACGAGTCCTGTTCCCGCACCTTGCCTATGCTGCTGGCGACGGACGTGAATGTTGTCGAGAAGCGAGCCCCATTTCTCATCGTCACGACCGTACGCGCAAGCAAAGCCCACGACGAGGCCCTCCTCTTCGGCGAGGACAACGAACTGATTCGGAGGGGGCATGGACAAGCGTTTGTTCCAAACACCCATCCGATCCTGGAAGACGGGGCCGTCAAGGAACTCATCGCGATAGGAGCCGCGGTACGTGACGCGCCAGCTCTCGGCGTGGAGAGCGGCGATTGTAGCCGCATCCTCGCGCATCGCTTCTCGGTAACGGATCATGTGCTCACGGTCCGGCTACGACCCAGCGATGAGCAGCCCGCGGCCACCGACGCTCGCACGTGGCGGACCGTTTCCCCGCGGGTCCGCTCCATCGCTTGGTTGGACGGCGCGCATCCGTGCATCATGCGCCACGCTCCGCCCTGTAGAGCGAGATCGAGCCCGTCGGCGTCGCAATGACGGCTGTCTCCTTGACCTCGTGAAACCCCACCTCTCTCATCAGCTCGGGTAGCACGCCTCGTGCGTTTGGTTCCGTATTCTCGTAACCGTCTCCGGCCCCAACGATGCGGAAGAGTCTACGCATGAGCGCGGTACGTTGCAGACCGTAGTCGGCCACGTGAAGTTCGCCACCCGGAAGCAGGGCCGCGCGCATCGCTGCTAATCCCGCTCTCTTCTCGGGCATCGGTACTTGGTGAAACACCAGACTCGAGACGATCTTGTTGATACCGCGCCCATCAAGCAGGATCGCTGCATCGCGGGCGTATCCGACCCGGAAATCGACGCATGCTCCCACCGCAGCAACCTTACGCCGCGCGCGCTCCAGGATCGCCCGATCTGGATCTATCCCGATGAGCACGGCGGGCCGCGCCGTTTGGCCGATGAGTGCGAGCAGAGTTCCTGTGCCACATCCGATATCTGCGATTGAGTCCTCAGCCGTCGGGTTGATTTGGCGAAGTAGCGCTGGGCGCCACCGCGATTCGCGAGCTAGGGCCGCTACCAAAAAGTCGTACAGCCAGAGCTGCGGCGCAGCGGGAACGTAATCT comes from the Deltaproteobacteria bacterium genome and includes:
- a CDS encoding GNAT family N-acetyltransferase, whose amino-acid sequence is MIRYREAMREDAATIAALHAESWRVTYRGSYRDEFLDGPVFQDRMGVWNKRLSMPPPNQFVVLAEEEGLVVGFACAYGRDDEKWGSLLDNIHVRRQQHRQGAGTGLVSEVARWCRANYTDCGLYLWVIAQNHQARRFYERLGATDRGGELRAPSAGGGEPRDVRRYAWTAPIDIARVPK
- a CDS encoding class I SAM-dependent methyltransferase, whose translation is MSDEPTGTAKRDYVPAAPQLWLYDFLVAALARESRWRPALLRQINPTAEDSIADIGCGTGTLLALIGQTARPAVLIGIDPDRAILERARRKVAAVGACVDFRVGYARDAAILLDGRGINKIVSSLVFHQVPMPEKRAGLAAMRAALLPGGELHVADYGLQRTALMRRLFRIVGAGDGYENTEPNARGVLPELMREVGFHEVKETAVIATPTGSISLYRAERGA